A region of Mycolicibacterium brumae DNA encodes the following proteins:
- a CDS encoding FAD-binding dehydrogenase, with translation MDADVIVVGAGLAGLVAACEAVERGKRVLILDQENQANIGGQAYWSFGGLFFVDSPEQRRVGIHDNFELALQDWMGTAGFDRDEDYWPRRWAQAYVEFAAGEKRSWLKQRGLRIFPVVGWAERGGYDALGHGNSVPRFHITWGTGPALVDIFASRLFDNPRVTFAHRHRVDALITDQGAVTGVRGAVLEPSDTARGVASSRNVLSAFEFRAPAVIVSSGGIGGNIELVRKNWPKRLGKFPGQMLTGVPAHVDGRMIGITEAAGGRVINRDRMWHYTEGITNYDPIWPNHGIRILPGPSSLWLDATGRRLPGPLYPGFDTLGTMAHITRSGHPYTWFVLNARIIEKEFGLSGQEQNPDLTGRSVKQVLARVRPGAPGPVQAFVDRGADFVTATTLRELVDKMNALSDVTPLDYATVESEVTARDREIANKFTKDGQITALRGARAYLPDKLSRVVAPHRITDPKAGPLIAVKLHLLTRKTLGGLETDLDSRVLGDDGDPIPGLYAAGEAAGFGGGGMHGYRSLEGTFLGGCIFSGRAAGRAAARES, from the coding sequence ATGGACGCAGACGTCATCGTGGTCGGAGCGGGGCTGGCGGGCCTGGTGGCCGCCTGCGAAGCGGTGGAACGCGGCAAACGCGTGCTCATCCTCGATCAGGAGAACCAGGCCAATATCGGCGGCCAGGCGTACTGGTCGTTCGGCGGCCTGTTCTTCGTCGACAGCCCCGAACAGCGCCGGGTCGGCATCCACGACAATTTCGAACTCGCGCTGCAGGACTGGATGGGGACCGCCGGCTTCGACCGCGACGAGGACTATTGGCCGCGCAGGTGGGCGCAGGCTTATGTGGAGTTCGCCGCGGGGGAGAAGCGCAGCTGGCTCAAGCAGCGCGGGCTGAGGATCTTCCCGGTCGTCGGTTGGGCCGAACGCGGCGGCTACGACGCGCTCGGGCACGGCAACTCGGTGCCGCGGTTCCACATCACCTGGGGCACCGGACCCGCGCTGGTCGACATCTTCGCCAGCCGCCTCTTTGACAACCCGCGCGTCACTTTCGCCCACCGCCATCGCGTCGACGCACTGATCACCGACCAAGGCGCCGTGACCGGCGTGCGCGGCGCGGTGCTGGAACCTTCTGACACCGCGCGTGGGGTGGCGTCGAGCCGAAATGTGCTGAGCGCGTTCGAGTTCCGCGCGCCCGCGGTGATCGTCAGCAGCGGCGGCATCGGTGGCAACATCGAGCTGGTCCGCAAGAACTGGCCCAAACGGCTCGGCAAGTTCCCCGGCCAGATGCTCACCGGCGTGCCCGCTCACGTCGACGGCCGGATGATCGGCATCACCGAAGCAGCCGGCGGCCGGGTGATCAACCGCGACCGGATGTGGCACTACACCGAAGGCATCACGAATTACGACCCGATCTGGCCCAACCACGGCATCCGCATCCTGCCCGGGCCGAGTTCATTGTGGCTCGACGCGACGGGCCGACGGCTCCCCGGCCCGCTGTACCCCGGATTCGACACCCTCGGCACCATGGCCCACATCACCCGGTCCGGACACCCGTACACCTGGTTCGTGCTCAACGCGCGGATCATCGAGAAGGAGTTCGGACTCTCCGGTCAGGAACAGAACCCCGATCTGACCGGACGTAGCGTCAAGCAGGTGCTGGCCCGGGTGCGCCCCGGCGCCCCCGGCCCGGTGCAGGCGTTCGTCGACCGCGGCGCCGACTTCGTCACCGCCACCACGCTGCGCGAGCTCGTCGACAAGATGAACGCGCTGTCCGACGTGACGCCGCTGGACTACGCGACGGTGGAATCCGAGGTCACCGCCCGGGACCGCGAGATCGCCAACAAGTTCACCAAGGACGGTCAGATCACCGCGCTGCGCGGCGCCCGGGCCTACCTGCCGGACAAGCTGTCCCGGGTGGTCGCCCCGCACCGCATCACCGACCCCAAGGCCGGCCCGCTGATCGCGGTGAAACTGCACCTGTTGACCCGAAAAACATTGGGCGGCTTGGAGACCGATCTGGACTCCCGCGTGCTCGGTGACGACGGCGACCCCATCCCGGGCCTCTATGCCGCAGGCGAAGCGGCCGGCTTCGGCGGAGGCGGGATGCACGGCTACCGGTCGTTGGAAGGAACCTTCCTCGGCGGCTGCATTTTCAGCGGCCGAGCGGCGGGCCGGGCCGCGGCGCGGGAGAGCTAG
- a CDS encoding IS1634 family transposase, which produces MAYVRKVRTGSGAVAVQVACKNSGKVQVIAHVGSAHTDAELGILLEKARQLVHGDQEALDFEAPARSARVEDVADYRRRILPATGTSSCAGAPAPPGRTVGTCSRLLYDTLAAVYDWLGFDAVDDPVFRDLVIARIVEPTSKLDSLRVLADLGADGRSYRTVQRHLDEVGPKKYRDTIAEKCFAYARDCGGLSLLLYDVTTLWWEAENEDGLRKVGYSKDRKVDPQIVVGLLVDRTGFPLEIGCYEGNTAETTTIVPVVRGFLERHQLTDTDMVVAADAGMLSASNLKDLDELGLSFIVGSRATKAPADLESHFHWNGDAFTDGQVIDTVTPRHGNNKCVNDRAKRAEPVWDPEVHSAAWRAVWAYSAKRARRDQKTLAAQEARAKAIIDGTQPAKSARFVKVSGKDRHLDDSALSRAKSLAGLKGYITNVPATVMPADEVMAKYHDLWHVEKSFRMSKSDLAARPIWHRQRETIEAHLTIVFAALAVSHAVQSRTGYSIAKVVKGLRTLRSATIAINGVTQTFPPDVPATQREILEHLGLAP; this is translated from the coding sequence GTGGCGTACGTGCGGAAGGTGCGCACCGGCTCCGGCGCGGTGGCGGTGCAGGTGGCCTGCAAGAATTCCGGGAAAGTCCAGGTCATCGCCCATGTTGGATCTGCTCATACCGATGCTGAGCTGGGGATCCTGTTGGAGAAGGCCCGGCAGCTGGTGCACGGGGACCAGGAGGCGCTGGACTTCGAAGCCCCGGCCCGCTCAGCTCGGGTCGAGGATGTCGCCGACTACCGGCGACGAATCCTGCCTGCGACCGGCACGTCGAGTTGCGCGGGAGCGCCGGCGCCGCCGGGCCGGACGGTCGGCACTTGCTCGAGGTTGCTCTATGACACCCTCGCCGCGGTGTATGACTGGCTCGGGTTCGACGCGGTCGATGATCCGGTGTTCCGGGATTTGGTGATCGCCCGAATCGTGGAACCGACCAGCAAACTTGATTCCCTGCGGGTGCTGGCCGATCTCGGCGCGGATGGGCGCTCGTATCGGACGGTGCAACGTCACCTCGATGAGGTCGGGCCGAAGAAGTACCGCGACACCATTGCTGAGAAGTGCTTCGCCTACGCGCGTGACTGCGGCGGCCTCTCGCTCCTTTTGTATGACGTCACCACGTTGTGGTGGGAAGCTGAGAACGAGGACGGACTACGCAAAGTCGGGTACTCGAAAGACCGGAAGGTCGACCCTCAAATTGTGGTCGGACTGCTGGTCGACCGGACAGGGTTCCCTCTCGAAATCGGTTGCTATGAAGGCAATACCGCCGAGACCACCACCATTGTGCCGGTCGTGCGCGGGTTCCTGGAACGCCACCAGCTCACCGACACCGACATGGTCGTGGCCGCCGACGCCGGCATGTTGTCTGCCTCGAATCTCAAGGACCTCGATGAGCTGGGGCTCTCGTTCATCGTCGGTTCCCGGGCAACCAAGGCGCCAGCTGATCTGGAGTCCCATTTCCACTGGAACGGTGACGCGTTCACCGACGGCCAAGTCATCGACACCGTCACCCCGCGGCACGGCAACAACAAGTGCGTCAACGACCGAGCAAAGCGCGCTGAACCCGTGTGGGACCCCGAGGTCCATTCGGCGGCCTGGCGGGCGGTGTGGGCGTACTCAGCCAAACGGGCCCGGCGAGATCAGAAGACCCTTGCCGCTCAGGAAGCCCGCGCCAAGGCCATCATCGACGGAACGCAGCCGGCGAAATCAGCGCGGTTTGTCAAAGTCAGCGGCAAAGACCGACACCTCGATGACTCCGCACTATCTCGGGCGAAATCCCTTGCGGGACTGAAGGGTTACATCACCAATGTGCCGGCCACGGTCATGCCGGCGGACGAGGTCATGGCGAAGTACCACGATTTGTGGCACGTGGAGAAGTCATTTCGGATGTCGAAGTCCGACCTGGCCGCCCGCCCGATCTGGCATCGCCAACGCGAAACCATCGAAGCGCACCTGACGATCGTGTTCGCCGCACTGGCCGTCTCGCATGCCGTTCAATCCCGGACCGGGTACTCCATCGCCAAAGTCGTCAAAGGCCTACGGACACTGCGCAGCGCGACCATCGCCATCAACGGCGTCACCCAGACGTTCCCACCCGATGTGCCCGCCACCCAGCGCGAGATCCTCGAACACCTCGGACTGGCGCCCTGA
- a CDS encoding MBL fold metallo-hydrolase gives MELTHFGHSCLLARFRRADATILFDPGNFSHGFEGITGLDAILITHQHPDHADPERLPALVAANPDAALYADPQTAALLGGDWQPVNVGDSLAIGGLTVRGTGGRHAVIHPEIPVIDNISYLVGDDEHPAALMHPGDALFTPGEPVRVLATPAAAPWMKVSEAVEYLRAVAPEHAVPIHQGIITADARGIFYGRLNDMCDTDFRVLEPEAPFAV, from the coding sequence ATGGAACTGACGCATTTCGGCCATTCCTGCCTGCTCGCGCGCTTCCGCCGCGCCGACGCGACCATCTTGTTCGACCCGGGCAACTTCTCCCACGGCTTCGAGGGCATCACCGGTCTGGACGCCATCCTGATCACCCACCAGCACCCCGACCACGCCGACCCGGAGCGGCTGCCGGCGCTGGTGGCGGCGAACCCGGACGCTGCCCTCTACGCCGACCCGCAGACCGCGGCTCTGCTGGGCGGGGACTGGCAACCGGTCAACGTCGGCGACTCGTTGGCCATCGGCGGGTTGACGGTGCGCGGGACCGGTGGGCGGCACGCGGTGATCCACCCGGAGATCCCGGTGATCGACAACATCTCGTACCTGGTCGGCGACGACGAGCACCCGGCCGCGCTGATGCATCCCGGCGACGCGCTGTTCACCCCCGGCGAGCCGGTCCGGGTGCTGGCCACCCCGGCCGCGGCGCCGTGGATGAAGGTGTCCGAAGCGGTGGAGTACCTGCGCGCGGTGGCCCCCGAGCATGCGGTGCCGATCCATCAGGGAATCATCACCGCCGATGCCCGCGGCATCTTCTACGGCCGGCTGAACGACATGTGCGACACCGACTTTCGGGTACTGGAGCCGGAAGCGCCGTTCGCGGTTTAG
- the purS gene encoding phosphoribosylformylglycinamidine synthase subunit PurS produces the protein MARVVVQVMPKSEILDPQGQAIVGALGRLGHPGITSVRQGKRFELEVDDTVDDDELQQIAESLLANTVIEDWVVVREDQS, from the coding sequence GTGGCGCGCGTCGTTGTGCAGGTGATGCCCAAGTCGGAGATTCTGGATCCGCAGGGTCAGGCGATCGTCGGCGCGTTGGGCCGGCTCGGCCACCCCGGCATCACCTCGGTCCGCCAGGGCAAGCGCTTCGAGCTGGAGGTCGACGACACCGTCGACGACGACGAGCTGCAGCAGATCGCCGAGTCGCTGCTGGCCAACACCGTGATCGAGGACTGGGTCGTCGTGCGGGAAGACCAGTCGTGA
- the purQ gene encoding phosphoribosylformylglycinamidine synthase subunit PurQ has product MTAKVGVITFPGTLDDVDAARAVRLAGAEAVPLWHADADLKGVDAVIVPGGFSYGDYLRAGAIARFAPVMDSVVDAAAGGMPVLGICNGFQVLCEAGLLPGALTRNAGLHFVCRDIWLTVDNNSTAWTSRYDVGAEILIPLKSGEGRYQASPEAINELEGEGRVVFRYTDDLNGSRNNIAGICSADGRVVGLMPHPEHATEALTGPSDDGLGMFYSALDAVLTA; this is encoded by the coding sequence GTGACTGCCAAGGTTGGGGTCATCACCTTCCCCGGCACCCTCGACGACGTCGACGCCGCCCGCGCGGTGCGGCTCGCCGGCGCCGAGGCCGTGCCGCTGTGGCACGCCGACGCCGACCTGAAGGGCGTCGACGCCGTCATCGTGCCCGGCGGCTTCTCCTACGGTGACTACCTGCGCGCCGGCGCCATCGCCCGGTTCGCCCCGGTGATGGATTCGGTGGTCGACGCGGCCGCCGGCGGCATGCCGGTGCTGGGCATCTGCAACGGCTTCCAGGTGCTGTGCGAGGCCGGGCTGCTGCCCGGCGCGCTGACCCGCAACGCCGGCCTGCACTTCGTCTGCCGCGACATCTGGCTGACCGTGGACAACAACAGCACCGCCTGGACGTCGCGCTACGACGTCGGCGCGGAGATCCTCATCCCGCTGAAATCCGGCGAGGGCCGCTACCAGGCGTCGCCGGAGGCGATCAACGAGCTCGAGGGCGAGGGCCGGGTGGTGTTCCGCTACACCGACGACCTCAACGGCTCCCGCAACAACATCGCCGGCATCTGCTCGGCCGACGGCCGGGTGGTGGGCCTGATGCCGCACCCCGAGCACGCCACCGAGGCGCTCACCGGGCCCAGCGACGACGGGCTCGGAATGTTCTACTCGGCCCTGGACGCGGTGCTGACGGCTTAG
- a CDS encoding family 1 encapsulin nanocompartment shell protein — MNNLYRELAPVTDAAWAEIELEASRTFKRYIAGRRVVDVNNCDAGVAAAAIGTGHLRDVDAPADGVVAHLRESQPLVRLRVPFTLNRVDIDDVERGAEDSDWDPVKEAARTLAVTEDRAIFEGYPQAGIAGIRTLSSNPPLKLPEDTREFPDVVSQAMTELRLAGVDGPYAVLLSADAYTRVSEETANGYPIREHLRRLVDGEIIWAPAIDGAFVLSTRGGDFDLRLGSDVSIGYLSHDADTVQLYLQETMTFLCYTAEASVALTV, encoded by the coding sequence GTGAACAACCTGTACCGCGAACTGGCCCCGGTCACCGACGCTGCCTGGGCGGAGATCGAGCTGGAAGCCAGCCGCACCTTCAAGCGCTACATCGCCGGCCGCCGGGTGGTCGACGTCAACAACTGCGACGCCGGGGTGGCCGCCGCGGCGATCGGCACCGGGCACCTGCGCGACGTCGACGCCCCCGCCGACGGTGTGGTGGCGCACCTGCGCGAATCCCAGCCGCTGGTGCGACTGCGGGTGCCGTTCACGCTGAACCGCGTCGACATCGACGACGTGGAGCGCGGCGCGGAAGACTCCGACTGGGACCCGGTCAAGGAGGCCGCCCGCACGCTGGCCGTCACCGAGGACCGCGCCATCTTCGAGGGCTACCCGCAGGCCGGCATCGCGGGGATCCGCACGCTGAGCTCCAACCCGCCGCTGAAGCTCCCGGAGGACACCCGGGAGTTCCCCGACGTGGTCTCCCAGGCGATGACCGAACTGCGGCTCGCCGGTGTGGACGGCCCGTACGCGGTGCTGCTGTCCGCGGACGCCTACACCCGGGTCAGTGAGGAGACCGCGAACGGCTACCCGATCCGGGAGCACCTGCGCCGGCTGGTGGACGGCGAGATCATCTGGGCGCCCGCGATCGACGGCGCGTTCGTATTGTCCACCCGCGGTGGTGATTTCGATCTGCGGCTGGGTTCCGATGTCAGCATCGGCTACCTCTCGCACGACGCCGACACGGTCCAGCTGTACCTGCAGGAGACGATGACGTTCCTGTGCTACACGGCCGAGGCGTCGGTCGCGCTGACGGTCTAG
- a CDS encoding Dyp-type peroxidase, producing the protein MTSVTTQPILTPLTPAAIFLVLRVNPGGEQQTHDALGGFAGDVRALRFRIPDSRLSLVVGIGSRAWDRLFSGPKPAKLHDFVELRGSHHHAPSTGGDLLLHIKAASVDMCFELGGRLLGALGDAVTVLDEVQGFKFFDMRDLLGFVDGTENPVGAQAAAAVRIGDADPAFADGCYVHVQRYTHDMAAWNALTVTEQELVIGRTKLEDIELDDEVKPANSHVAVNVITDDDGSELKIVRANMPFGSLADGVYGTYYIAYAGNPDITERMLRRMFIGEPVGNTDRILDFSTAHTGAMFFVPTADFLGSPPPLPRKEQSLSIGSLKGQQQ; encoded by the coding sequence GTGACGTCCGTGACCACCCAACCCATCCTTACCCCGCTGACACCGGCTGCGATCTTCCTGGTGCTGCGGGTGAATCCGGGCGGCGAGCAGCAGACGCACGACGCGCTCGGCGGGTTCGCCGGAGACGTCCGGGCGCTGCGCTTCCGGATTCCCGACTCCCGGCTGAGCCTGGTCGTCGGGATCGGCTCGCGGGCCTGGGACCGGTTGTTCAGCGGGCCGAAGCCGGCCAAGCTGCACGACTTCGTCGAACTGCGCGGCAGCCACCACCACGCGCCGTCCACCGGCGGGGACCTGCTGCTGCACATCAAGGCCGCCTCCGTCGACATGTGCTTCGAGCTCGGCGGCCGGCTGCTGGGCGCCCTCGGCGACGCGGTGACGGTGCTCGACGAGGTGCAGGGCTTCAAGTTCTTCGACATGCGCGATCTGCTCGGCTTCGTCGACGGCACCGAGAACCCGGTCGGCGCGCAGGCCGCCGCCGCGGTGCGGATCGGCGACGCCGACCCGGCGTTCGCCGACGGCTGCTACGTGCACGTGCAGCGCTACACCCACGATATGGCCGCCTGGAACGCGCTGACCGTCACCGAGCAGGAGTTGGTGATCGGCCGGACCAAGCTGGAGGACATCGAACTCGACGACGAGGTGAAGCCCGCCAACTCCCACGTCGCGGTCAATGTCATCACCGACGACGACGGCAGCGAGCTGAAGATCGTCCGGGCGAATATGCCGTTCGGGTCGCTGGCCGACGGCGTGTACGGCACCTACTACATCGCCTACGCCGGGAACCCGGACATCACCGAGCGGATGCTGCGGCGGATGTTCATCGGTGAGCCGGTGGGCAACACCGACCGAATCCTGGATTTCTCCACCGCGCACACCGGCGCGATGTTCTTCGTGCCGACCGCCGATTTCCTCGGCTCGCCACCGCCGCTTCCGCGTAAAGAACAATCCCTGTCCATCGGCAGTCTGAAAGGTCAACAACAGTGA